One Methylophaga thalassica genomic window carries:
- the ppx gene encoding exopolyphosphatase yields the protein MNKKRGFSSRLKRAWLRLRPGFFYGKDDLTLFTSNQLVQNKPKNELTGAMEETNHDVLAAVDLGSNSFHMIIARMRDGHFQVVDRLREMVQLRAGLDKHHYLSLEAQERAIACLERFGERIKDLPYGSVRVVGTNTLRIAHNSRRFLRQARLALGHPIEIITGEEEARLIYLGVAHSLAFDDSRRLVMDIGGGSTEFIIGDGFKGLMRESLEMGCVSFSQKFFADGKTTATQMQHAMLAAARRIRYIQRPYRQAGWQEAVGASGTIRTVANICKEHGWADDGVITAKALEKMVNHLIEAGSVEEAKFEGLSEERNNVLAGGLCVLAAAFERLGIEKMIVSDGALREGLLYDLLGRIQHDDERDRTVLALMRRYHVDEAHAERVAVMATQLYEQVAHEWELDHDELLHRLQWACKLHEVGLSISHNQFHKHSAYLVEHSDLPGFSREEQHALSVMVRGQRRSFPKKHINKLSDEMQLSTQRLTVLLRLSMVFNRGRSEHADTYIKLKLDGKKMMLVLPDGWLKEHPLTEADLAHEVEQLKKVDLKLSVVA from the coding sequence TTGAATAAAAAAAGAGGATTTTCGTCACGACTAAAAAGGGCCTGGTTGCGTTTGAGACCAGGCTTTTTTTATGGAAAAGATGATTTAACATTGTTCACCAGCAACCAGCTAGTGCAGAATAAACCGAAAAACGAACTGACAGGTGCTATGGAAGAAACAAATCATGATGTGCTGGCGGCGGTGGACCTCGGCTCTAACAGCTTTCACATGATCATCGCCCGAATGCGTGATGGCCATTTTCAAGTGGTCGACAGACTTCGGGAAATGGTGCAGCTCCGGGCTGGACTGGATAAACATCACTACCTTTCATTGGAAGCTCAGGAACGGGCGATAGCCTGTCTGGAACGGTTTGGCGAACGCATAAAGGATTTGCCATACGGCAGCGTCAGGGTGGTAGGCACCAATACCTTACGTATCGCACATAATTCACGACGTTTTCTGCGCCAGGCTCGCCTTGCCTTGGGTCATCCGATTGAAATTATCACCGGTGAAGAAGAAGCCCGACTGATTTATCTGGGCGTGGCTCATTCATTGGCATTTGATGACAGCCGTCGATTAGTGATGGACATCGGCGGTGGCAGTACCGAATTTATCATTGGAGATGGATTTAAAGGCCTGATGCGTGAGAGCCTGGAAATGGGCTGTGTCAGTTTTTCACAAAAGTTTTTTGCTGATGGCAAAACCACGGCGACACAGATGCAACATGCGATGTTGGCTGCGGCAAGACGTATTCGTTATATCCAGCGACCTTATCGTCAGGCTGGCTGGCAGGAGGCTGTTGGCGCATCGGGCACGATTCGAACGGTCGCCAATATTTGCAAAGAACACGGCTGGGCTGATGATGGCGTGATTACCGCCAAAGCGCTGGAGAAGATGGTAAACCATCTTATCGAAGCCGGCAGCGTCGAAGAGGCAAAGTTTGAAGGGCTGTCTGAAGAGCGAAATAATGTATTAGCTGGTGGCTTGTGTGTATTGGCTGCTGCGTTCGAGCGACTCGGCATTGAAAAAATGATTGTATCCGATGGCGCTTTAAGAGAAGGGTTATTGTATGACCTGCTTGGCCGTATTCAGCACGATGATGAGCGTGATCGCACCGTCTTAGCCTTGATGCGTCGCTATCACGTTGATGAGGCGCATGCCGAACGTGTTGCGGTGATGGCAACCCAACTGTATGAGCAAGTGGCGCATGAGTGGGAGCTGGATCACGATGAGTTACTGCATCGTCTGCAATGGGCCTGCAAACTTCATGAAGTAGGATTGTCTATCTCTCATAACCAGTTTCATAAACACTCGGCCTATCTGGTGGAACATTCGGATTTACCCGGCTTTTCCCGTGAGGAACAGCATGCCTTATCAGTAATGGTCAGAGGACAACGGCGTTCATTCCCGAAAAAACATATCAATAAATTATCGGATGAAATGCAGTTAAGCACACAACGCTTAACGGTGCTGCTGCGACTTTCCATGGTGTTTAATCGCGGCCGGTCTGAGCATGCCGATACCTATATCAAGTTAAAATTAGACGGTAAAAAGATGATGCTGGTTTTGCCTGATGGTTGGTTAAAAGAGCATCCATTAACTGAAGCCGACCTGGCCCATGAAGTGGAACAACTGAAAAAAGTGGATTTGAAATTGAGTGTTGTAGCCTAG